In Thunnus thynnus chromosome 20, fThuThy2.1, whole genome shotgun sequence, a single window of DNA contains:
- the aclyb gene encoding ATP-citrate synthase isoform X4, whose product MSAKAISEQTGKEFLSKYICTSAAVQNRFRYASVTAETDWDRLTQDHPWLLTERLVVKPDQLIKRRGKLGLVGINLDLQGVKEWLKARLMRETTVGKAKGVLKNFLIEPFVPHTQEEEFYVCIYATREGDHVLFHHEGGVEVGDVDTKAQRLMVAVDEKLSEDQVTEQLLTHVPDEKKEVLASFIVGLFNFYEDLYFTYLEINPLVVTQDGGVYILDMAAKIDATADYICKAKWGDVEFPPPFGREAYPEEAYIADLDAKSGASLKLTLLNPRGRIWTMVAGGGASVVYSDTICDLGGVDELANYGEYSGAPSEQQTYDYAKTILSLMTREKHPEGKVLIIGGSIANFTNVAATFKGIVRAIKDYQGPLKEHEVTIFVRRGGPNYQEGLRVMGEVGKTTGIPIHVFGTETHMTAIVGMALGHRPIPNQPPTDAHTANFLLNSSNNAMTPSTTRTASFSEPRTCNDVTPAKKSKAGLPAAKATTLFSKHTKAIVWGMQTRAVQGMLDFDYVCSRDEPSVAAMVYPFTGDHKQKFYWGHKEILLPVYKNMADAMKKHPEVDVLISFASLRSAFDSTVEAMQYPQIRTIAIIAEGIPEAQTRKMVKMADEKGVTIIGPATVGGIKPGCFKIGNTGGMLDNILASKLYRPGSVAYVSRSGGMSNELNNIVSRTTDGVYEGVAIGGDRYPGSTFMDHVLRYQDTPGVKMIVVLGEIGGTEEYKICQGIKEGRITKPVVCWCIGTCATMFTSEVQFGHAGACANQASETAVAKNQALRDAGAYVPKSFDELGDVIRTVYDELVANGTIIPAQEVPPPTVPMDYSWARELGLIRKPASFMTSICDERGQELIYAGMPITEVFKEEMGLGGVLGLLWFQRRLPRYACQFIEMCLMVTADHGPAVSGAHNTIVCARAGKDLISSLTSGLLTIGDRFGGALDAAAKQFSKAFDSGLLPMEFVNKMKKDGKLIMGIGHRVKSINNPDMRVQILKDFVKQHFPSTQLLDYALDVEKITTSKKPNLILNVDGFIGVAFVDLLRTCGGFTRDEADEFVEIGALNGIFVLGRSMGFIGHYLDQKRLKQGLYRHPWDDISYVLPEHMSM is encoded by the exons ATGTCGGCGAAAGCCATCTCAGAGCAGACAGGAAAAGAGTTCTTGTCGAAATACATCTGCACCTCAGCGGCCGTGCAGAACCGCTTCCGCTATGCCAGTGTTACCGCTGAGACTGACTGGGACCGCCTCACACAGGACCATCCATGGTTGCTAACGGAG cGGCTGGTGGTTAAGCCAGATCAGCTGATCAAACGGCGCGGGAAACTCGGGCTGGTGGGCATCAACCTGGACCTGCAGGGTGTCAAAGAGTGGCTCAAAGCCCGCCTCATGAGAGAGACCACT GTGGGAAAGGCAAAGGGTGTGCTGAAGAACTTCCTCATTGAGCCGTTTGttccacacacacag GAGGAGGAGTTTTATGTGTGTATCTATGCCACACGTGAGGGAGACCATGTGCTTTTCCACCATGAGGGAGGAGTGGAGGTGGGTGACGTGGACACGAAGGCCCAGAGGCTGATGGTTGCAGTGGATGAAAAGCTCAGTGAGGACCAAGTCACAGAGCAGCTCCTCACACATGTTCCCGATGAGAAGAAAGA AGTCCTGGCCAGTTTTATAGTGGGTCTCTTCAATTTTTACGAGGACCTCTACTTCACTTACCTTGAGATCAACCCTCTAg TCGTCACCCAGGATGGTGGCGTGTACATCCTCGACATGGCAGCCAAGATTGATGCCACAGCAGATTACATCTGCAAGGCTAAGTGGGGAGACGTGGAGTTTCCCCCACCCTTTGGCCGAGAAGCCTATCCAGAG GAGGCATACATAGCTGATCTGGATGCAAAGAGTGGTGCCAGTCTGAAGCTGACCCTGCTGAATCCTCGTGGCAGGATCTGGACCATGGTGGCTGGAGGAGGGGCTTCGGTAGTCTACAG CGACACCATCTGTGACCTGGGTGGGGTGGATGAGCTGGCCAACTATGGCGAGTACTCTGGTGCACCCAGCGAACAACAGACCTACGACTATGCGAAAACCATCCTCTCCCTCATGACACGTGAAAAACATCCTGAAG GGAAAGTGCTAATCATCGGCGGAAGCATTGCCAATTTCACCAACGTAGCAGCCACATTCAAG GGCATTGTCAGGGCCATCAAAGACTACCAAGGTCCTCTGAAGGAGCACGAGGTCACCATCTTCGTTCGACGTGGTGGGCCGAACTACCAGGAGGGGCTGAGGGTGATGGGGGAAGTAG GGAAGACCACAGGTATTCCCATCCATGTGTTTGGTACAGAGACCCATATGACGGCCATTGTTGGTATGGCACTGGGCCACCGGCCAATCCCCAACCAGCCCCCGACGGATGCACATACCGCAAACTTCCTCCTTAACTCAAGCAACAATGCAATG ACTCCATCTACCACAAGGACGGCCTCCTTCTCTGAACCCAGGACGTGTAATGATGTCACTCCAGCCAAAAAGTCTAAAGCAGGTCTTCCAGCAG CCAAAGCCACCACGCTCTTCAGCAAACACACTAAAGCCATTGTCTGGGGCATGCAGACGCGTGCCGTGCAAGGCATGCTGGACTTTGACTACGTGTGCTCCCGGGACGAACCCTCTGTAGCAGCCATGGTTTACCCCTTCAC TGGGGATCACAAGCAGAAGTTCTACTGGGGCCACAAGGAGATCCTGCTGCCGGTCTATAAGAACATGGCCGACGCCATGAAAAAGCACCCTGAGGTGGATGTGCTGATCAGCTTCGCTTCACTGCGCTCCGCCTTCGACAGCACTGTGGAGGCCATGCAGTACCCACAG ATTCGCACTATTGCAATCATAGCTGAGGGCATCCCTGAAGCTCAGACGAGGAAGATGGTCAAGATGGCCGACGAGAAAGGTGTCACGATCATCGGCCCCGCAACG GTTGGTGGCATCAAGCCAGGCTGTTTTAAGATTGGCAACACAGGCGGCATGCTGGACAACATCCTGGCTTCTAAACTCTACCGTCCTGGCAGCGTGGCGTACGTGTCGCGCTCCGGGGGCATGTCCAACGAGCTGAACAACATCGTCTCCCGCACAACTGATGGCGTCTATGAGGGTGTGGCCATCGGAGGAGACAG ATATCCAGGCTCCACCTTCATGGACCATGTCCTTCGTTACCAGGACACTCCAGGGGTTAAGATGATAGTGGTGCTGGGAGAG ATTGGTGGCACAGAGGAGTACAAGATCTGCCAAGGCATCAAAGAGGGCAGAATAACCAAACCTGTGGTGTGCTGGTGTATTGGAACCTGCGCCACCATGTTCACTTCAGAG GTTCAGTTTGGCCATGCAGGGGCTTGTGCCAACCAGGCTTCAGAGACGGCGGTGGCCAAGAACCAGGCTCTGAGAGACGCTGGAGCTTATGTACCCAAGAGCTTTGATGAGCTGGGAGATGTCATCAG GACTGTTTATGATGAACTGGTGGCCAATGGTACCATCATTCCTGCCCAGGAGGTGCCTCCCCCAACAGTACCTATGGATTACTCTTGGGCCAGA GAGTTGGGCCTGATCCGTAAGCCAGCCTCCTTCATGACGAGCATCTGCGACGAGCGAGGCCAGGAGCTGATCTACGCTGGCATGCCCATCACTGaggtctttaaagaggagaTGGGTTTAGGAGGAGTGCTGGGATTGCTCTGGTTCCAACGCAG GTTGCCACGCTACGCCTGCCAGTTCATTGAGATGTGCCTGATGGTGACTGCTGACCACGGGCCTGCCGTCTCTGGTGCACACAACACCATCGTCTGTGCTCGTGCTGGCAAAGACCTCATCTCAAGCCTCACGTCTGGCCTGCTCACCATC GGGGACCGTTTCGGAGGTGCTCTGGATGCAGCAGCAAAGCAGTTCAGTAAGGCGTTTGACAGCGGCCTGCTGCCCATGGAATTTGTCAACAAGATGAAGAAGGATGGCAAGTTGATCATGGGCATCGGCCACAGGGTCAAATCA ATCAACAACCCAGACATGCGGGTGCAGATTCTGAAGGACTTTGTTAAGCAGCATTTCCCCTCCACTCAGCTACTGGACTACGCTCTAGACGTAGAGAAGATCACCACCTCCAAG AAACCCAACTTGATCCTCAATGTAGACGGTTTTATTGGTGTTGCCTTTGTGGACCTGCTGAGGACGTGTGGTGGCTTCACACG TGATGAGGCAGACGAGTTTGTGGAGATCGGTGCACTAAATGGGATCTTTGTGCTTGGCCGGAGTATGGGCTTTATTG GACATTACCTGGACCAGAAGAGGCTGAAACAGGGTTTGTACCGCCACCCCTGGGACGACATCTCCTACGTGCTTCCTGAACATATGTCCATGTAA